The genomic DNA ATGCTGCAAAAATTACAGAAGAAAATGTAAAAGTTTTAGAGAAAGATGTATTCGCTCTTACATCTAACGATCTACAAGCATTCGATGTAGTTGTAAATGCATTCGGTGCTCCAGCAGGACAAGAACACCTTCACGTAGATGCAGGAAACGTACTAATTGAAGCTATGAAGGGTGCACCAAATACAAAATTACTTGTAGTTGGCGGCGCTGGAAGCTTATTTGTAGACGAAGAGAAAACAACACGTGTATTTGAGACACCAGGTTTCCCAGGCGAATACCTTGCAACAGCTCAAAACCAAGGTAAAAACTTAGAAATCTTGCAACAAACAAACGATATTACTTGGACATTCATCAGCCCTTCTGCACTATTTGCATTAGGAAAACGCACAGGCTCTTATACAGCTGGCAAAGACAACCTGCTTGTTAATGCAAAAGGTGATAGCTACGTAAGTTACGAAGACTTCGCAGTAGCAGCACTTGATGAAATTGAAAATCCAAAACACGTAAACGAACGCTTCACAGTTGTTTCTGAAGCTGAATAATAAAAAAGCTCGTAAAACGTTATGTTTTACGAGCTTTTTTATTATTATATTTGCTCTAAACCATTCGGAGTAATCTTGAAGGAAATTTCTTCAAACTTTTTCTTATCTCCTTTTCCAACGAACTCACTATTTTTGTACCAGCTTAAACGATCTGATTCGGCATGATACACTTTTACTACATCTCCATACTCGAACATCATACCATTTACTTGTTCTGCAAAATTCTTTGAAGTCTCTTGCCCTTCTGCTGTTACATGCTTTTTCTCATTATTATTTTGATCATATAACGTAATTCCCATATATAATTCATTGTTAAAGTAACTATGAATTTGTTCATTTGTAGACGTTACATGTAGTTTCTTATCATCATGATTTAACGTTACAATAGAACGAACAACATTACTAAGCCCTTGGTATACAATGCTATCTCCATACGTTACTTCTACTGGCACTTCCGTCACTTTCTTATTTCCAAAGCGATCTTTCGTTTCTACTTTTACTGTTTGCTTTCCGATTTTTGTTGTATTCGGTTTTTCTACAAAGCCAATTACTTCTCCATCTTTCACTTGAACAAAGTCTTTTGCATTTAATTTTTCAGCGTCTGTTCCAATCACTACTTTTTGTGGTACTGCTGTTACTTCTTGTTGAGCTTCCACTCTCTCGAAACCTTGCTCTGTCACTTTAAAGATTACTTCATGAACACCATACTGCGCATTCACTAATTCATTCTTTTTATACACTTTAAACCTATCAAACTCTTTTTGATATACCTTTACCATATCCCCATATTCAAAGGCCATTCCGTTGAATTGTTCTGCGAATCCTTTTGTGTTTTCAGATCCCTTTACTGATACTTCTTTCTTTTCTTTTCCATCTTTATCGTATACAGTCATTCCCATATATTTTTGTTCTTTAAATGACGTATGCGCCGAACCTTCTGCACCAGTTGTACTAAATTTCTTT from Bacillus basilensis includes the following:
- a CDS encoding NAD(P)-dependent oxidoreductase is translated as MKIGIIGATGKAGSRILKEALDRGHEVTAIVRNAAKITEENVKVLEKDVFALTSNDLQAFDVVVNAFGAPAGQEHLHVDAGNVLIEAMKGAPNTKLLVVGGAGSLFVDEEKTTRVFETPGFPGEYLATAQNQGKNLEILQQTNDITWTFISPSALFALGKRTGSYTAGKDNLLVNAKGDSYVSYEDFAVAALDEIENPKHVNERFTVVSEAE